The proteins below are encoded in one region of Hordeum vulgare subsp. vulgare chromosome 3H, MorexV3_pseudomolecules_assembly, whole genome shotgun sequence:
- the LOC123443245 gene encoding uncharacterized protein LOC123443245, translated as MQQDSFRSVVCRSLSKSHPSSSRSKDGSYPERTQRDVPYVVTLQPTVCRSCQSQDWRPTQSSREERSIFSRRDYVMGSTLSRHFAEDLLRGAMNLQDSLVMLDEKFQTVSQSMRQSTKKRRPGNDDESLDITGIREALFEASIAKKLVPGSVSNRFDGQLRSSTDELKRVIKDSLYRANLLSVSSNGEQQASLSQSSRSTPNSTTVSKSTKQKKVVPRSLSCPPVQPDKPKTPSLVPTNKTPSLVARLMGLEGLPPHKGNTAKKDETLKAQFDIDMPKSKPPPAEKLPMQSLGKDSQRKGKAGQETMKTIQVKRLLNTTSSDEHKAQQHNVQMGFPYFHEHILPSQDTSAATELGSVKSIQREQRMGQAQTKAPRNVKVVSHTTRKQHIEQKTEINSRSNNKQKYHLADRKGERRKDVKAKTASASHTNAKLVKKTDKKSVASSSNPSTCRTMKPVLRRTPGSSREKIVSSRNINNPTIDDIVAYEVHREFIQTDCPSTEHSATPSDESCQSADWDTEPSIDDALEDFSESSEASLISSQSSPPINRTPKREVETKDEMSLLLLSNKSFVNQAAQLIGINAYDYDHLTEQYKDTGKAEMGDRELYTGIAMEQLERKHRQQNSLYYTGFRTQKCGATPYFSLEALLGDISDGTRKLKSYTDDKDDHGSGTKDSMSMKLERDLGCVDPSINSAWDMGWQDWICMDETECWVRDAGEGVLSLLIEEVALEMLVN; from the exons ATGCAGCAAGACAGTTTCAGATCAGTGGTTTGCAGGTCCCTTTCAAAGAGTCATCcctccagctccaggagcaaAGATGGCAGCTATCCTGAAAGAACTCAGCGTGATGTCCCTTATGTTGTCACACTGCAACCCACAGTCTGCCGGAGCTGCCAAAGCCAGGATTGGCGCCCCACACAGAGCAGCCGGGAGGAGAGGTCCATCTTCTCGCGAAGAGATTATGTGATGGGTTCCACACTCTCGAGGCATTTTGCTGAGGACCTCCTAAGAGGCGCTATGAACCTCCAGGACTCCCTTGTCATGCTTGATGAGAAGTTCCAAACAGTGTCACAGAGTATGCGTCAATCGACTAAGAAGAGAAGGCCAGGGAATGACGATGAATCATTAGACATAACAGGAATCCGTGAAGCACTCTTCGAAGCATCAATCGCCAAGAAGCTGGTCCCTGGAAGTGTCAGCAATAGATTCGATGGGCAACTAAGGAGTTCTACCGACGAGCTGAAGAGAGTGATCAAGGACAGCCTTTACAGGGCGAACCTCTTGTCAGTGTCCTCCAATGGTGAGCAGCAGGCCTCCTTGAGTCAGTCATCACGGAGCACGCCAAACAGTACCACCGTATCCAAGTCTACTAAGCAGAAGAAGGTGGTGCCAAGATCATTATCATGTCCACCTGTGCAACCTGACAAGCCCAAAACACCGAGTTTGGTACCAACAAATAAGACCCCGAGTTTGGTAGCGAGGCTCATGGGCCTTGAAGGTTTGCCCCCCCACAAGGGAAATACCGCCAAGAAAGACGAGACACTGAAGGCACAGTTTGATATTGACATGCCTAAGTCAAAACCACCACCAGCAGAAAAGCTACCAATGCAATCATTAGGAAAGGACTCTCAACGTAAGGGCAAGGCAGGGCAGGAGACGATGAAGACAATTCAAGTCAAGAGGCTTTTAAATACCACGAGTTCTGATGAGCACAAGGCCCAGCAGCACAATGTTCAGATGGGTTTTCCTTATTTTCATGAACACATCCTTCCTTCGCAAGATACCTCAGCGGCTACTGAGCTTGGTTCAGTGAAATCAATCCAAAGAGAACAAAGGATGGGCCAAGCTCAAACCAAAGCCCCCAGGAATGTgaaggttgtatctcatacaactcGAAAGCAGCACATAGAACAAAAGACTGAGATCAACAGTAGAAGCAACAAtaaacagaaatatcatttggctgATAGGAagggagaaaggaggaaggatGTGAAGGCTAAGACAGCATCAGCATCTCACACTAATGCTAAACTAGTGAAAAAGACTGATAAGAAATCAGTTGCATCAAGTAGCAATCCTTCAACATGCCGTACAATGAAGCCGGTCTTACGAAGAACACCTGGTAGTTCTAGAGAGAAGATAGTGTCAAGTAGAAACATCAATAACCCAACTATTGATGACATAGTG GCATATGAGGTGCACAGAGAGTTCATCCAAACTGATTGTCCATCCACAGAACATAGTGCGACACCTAGTGATGAAAGCTGCCAGAGCGCTGATTGGGACACAGAACCTTCCATCGATG ACGCTCTCGAAGATTTTAGCGAGTCCAGTGAAGCTTCACTGATTTCCAGCCAAAGCAGCCCACCAATAAACAGAACACCAAAAAGGGAAGTTGAAACAAAAGATGAGATGAGTTTGCTTCTCCTAAGCAACAAGTCATTCGTTAACCAAGCAGCACAACTGATAGGCATTAACGCATACGATTACGACCATCTGACTGAGCAATACAAAGATACCGGAAAGGCTGAAATGGGAGACCGTGAACTCTACACAGGCATAGCGATGGAGCAACTGGAACGAAAACATCGTCAGCAGAATAGCCTGTATTACACTGGATTCAGGACCCAGAAATGCGGAGCAACACCGTACTTCTCCCTGGAGGCATTGCTAGGCGATATCAGCGACGGGACACGGAAGCTGAAGAGCTACACCGACGACAAAGACGACCATGGCAGTGGCACCAAAGACAGCATGTCCATGAAGCTGGAGAGGGATCTCGGATGCGTGGACCCGTCGATCAACAGCGCGTGGGACATGGGGTGGCAGGACTGGATCTGCATGGACGAAACGGAGTGCTGGGTAAGGGACGCCGGGGAGGGCGTTCTGTCCTTGCTCATTGAGGAGGTTGCTTTGGAAATGCTGGTAAACTGA